In Terriglobia bacterium, the genomic window TGGCGCCTTCGATCTTCACTTCGGATTGGCCGGCCGTCATCGGCCTCAGTGGAGTTGGAATCTTTACGGTAACGGTGCTCATTTCGAATCTCCCTCGGTAAGAAGCGGCTCTTCGTAAAATTTCTTATCGCTTTCGTTCAGAACCCAGCTCTGGGCGCTGGCTACTTTTCCGTTCCGAACCGACACAATCAGGTAAGACCACGCATAGGCCATGATTTCCACGGCGCGGTCGGTGTCCGTCTGCGATGCGCGCGACGGATGATCCGGATGCGAATGATAAATACCGATGATCTCCCAGGAACTTTTCTCAAATTCGCGTTCGGCACGCATAAAATCGAGCGGGTCCATATCATACCGGTCGGCCGCACGCTCTTTGTTGTTGTTCCTGCATTGCCGAAAGGTGTGGACCGTGTGGTTTTTCTCCGCGTCGGCTGTGCCGATCATCAGACCGCAG contains:
- a CDS encoding M67 family metallopeptidase; amino-acid sequence: MIKIPAPVLREIYDHAEKSYPNECCGLMIGTADAEKNHTVHTFRQCRNNNKERAADRYDMDPLDFMRAEREFEKSSWEIIGIYHSHPDHPSRASQTDTDRAVEIMAYAWSYLIVSVRNGKVASAQSWVLNESDKKFYEEPLLTEGDSK